The following coding sequences lie in one Epinephelus lanceolatus isolate andai-2023 chromosome 24, ASM4190304v1, whole genome shotgun sequence genomic window:
- the nfkbiz gene encoding NF-kappa-B inhibitor zeta, whose translation MLDQRGNETRRSQILPMETSFNHNDKGLFITDLRPPEYVHAVHKKTVKELLLMRHEKWNHSQDDIYPVHKFKSPKSEAPVSDLSPHQWDPPGPGNIFDIKNHVPAASPENGHIPPQQTQHQALQGPAAMTAEVKTLFDWQIQREGQRVGEVSPETLSMQDADGDTALHIAVAQGKRALAYVLATKMAQCGSVDVKEHNGQTALQIAAATNHHLIVKDLLEHGAQVDTRDLWGRSPLHLCAEKGHFLSLQSIWRTLMGSGQLIDIEMFNYDGLTPLHAAVLSHNAVVKEQRSLENLCSYMAKELVQKTQMYVECIRTLLLMGASCGTKDLKSGRTCLHIASEEANVELLNIFLDLPSSLSVVNVKTFSGNTALHIVSSLQNHKSQVEAVKLLMRKGADPGTRNFENEMPSQLVPEGPTGDKVRQILKGKYFHV comes from the exons ATGTTGGATCAAAGAGGGAACGAGACCAGAAGGAGCCAGATTCTGCCCATGGAGACCAGCTTCAACCACAACGATAAAG GCCTTTTTATCACTGATCTCAGACCGCCTGAGTACGTCCACGCTGTGCACAAGAAGACAGTGAaagagctgctgctgatgagACACGAG aAATGGAACCACTCACAGGACGACATCTACCCGGTCCATAAATTCAAATCTCCAAAATCTGAAGCTCCTGTCAGTGACCTGAGTCCTCACCAGTGGGACCCTCCAGGACCAGGAAATATATTTGATATTAAAAATCATGTCCCTGCTGCTTCTCCTGAAAATGGACACATTCCTCCACAACAAACGCAACATCAAGCTCTGCAGGGACCAGCGGCTATGACTGCTGAAGTGAAGACTTTATTTGACTGGCAGatacagagagagggacagagggtTGGAGAAGTGTCTCCTGAGACGCTGAGCATGCAAGATGCAGATGGTGACAC AGCTCTCCACATTGCAGTGGCACAAGGTAAACGGGCTCTAGCTTATGTGCTCGCTACAAAAATGGCTCAATGTGGCTCTGTGGATGTGAAAGAACACAATGGCCAG ACAGCTCTTCAGATAGCAGCCGCCACCAATCACCACTTAATAGTCAAGGACCTATTGGAACATGGAGCACAAGTCGACACTCGAGACCTGTGGGGTCGTTCTCCTTTACACTTGTGTGCTGAGAAGGGACATTTTCTCAGTCTTCAG AGCATCTGGAGGACCCTGATGGGCAGCGGGCAGCTAATCGATATTGAAATGTTCAACTATGATG GTTTAACCCCGCTGCATGCAGCAGTCCTGTCTCACAACGCTGTTGTTAAAGAGCAGAGGAGTCTGGAGAATCTTTGCTCATACATGGCAAAGGAGCTGGTGCAGAAGACACAGATGTATGTGGAGTGTATAAGAACTCTGCTGCTCATGGGCGCCTCCTGTGGGACAAAG GATCTAAAAAGCGGACGGACGTGTCTTCACATAGCTTCCGAGGAGGCAAATGTGGAGCTGCTTAACATTTTCCTGGACCTGCCATCTTCACTGTCAGTCGTAAATGTTAAG ACATTCAGTGGGAACACGGCCCTGCACATTGTCAGCTCTCTGCAAAATCACAAAAGTCAAGTGGAAGCAGTGAAGCTGCTGATGAGAAAAGGAGCGGACCCCGGGACCAGGAactttgaaaatgaaatgccGTCTCAGCTGGTGCCTGAAGGACCCACCGGTGACAAG GTGCGGCAGATCCTGAAAGgaaaatattttcatgtttaa